Genomic segment of Veillonella parvula DSM 2008:
AAGTGGATTATCGGAAGGGCGACCTTTAGCGGTGTAGATTTTATCCATCGCCTCCGGATCTAACCCATTAGCACCTAATCCATATACAGTTTCTGTAGGTATAGATACCAATTCACCATTGCGCAAAGCACGGGCTAAAGTATCTATATCTTGTTCTGATGGATTTGTAATGATTTTAGTATCCATATTAGCCCTCATATACAGCTGTCACTACGCGGTTATAACCACCGAGGTCAGCTATAAAATGAATATTCGAATATTGACCTGTTTCTTGCAATAAAGCACCTACCTCTTCTGCTTGGTCAAAGCCTACTTCAAACGCCACACGGCCATTAGCGTTTAAATAATTTCTACATTCTTTAGCTAAGATTCGATAAAATTGAAGTCCATCCTCTCCACCAAATAATGCAATATGAGGCTCATTTAACACATCTGGAGACAACATCTTTAAATCACCAGTTCGAATGTATGGCGGATTAGAAACAATAAGATCAAATTTCTCTTTTTTTCCATATAAAGTGTGGAACATATCTGATTCCATAAATTGTACTCGGTCAGATAAATTAAAGGACTCACCATTTTCGCGTGCCACCGGTAAAGCATCTGTGGAGATATCTAAACCAACACCACTAGAATTTGGCAAATAATGTAACAGACTTAATAATATTGTCCCAGGGCCTGTGCATACATCAAGAATACGCAGATTACTATCTTTTGGATAAGTACCTAGTACATGCTCAATCAAGGTTTCCGTATCAGGTCGTGGAATTAATACCTTATCATTCACTTTAAAGGTCAACCCCATAAAGTCCTTTTCCCCAATGATAGCCGCTACACAATGTCCCTTAGCTCGTTGTTGAACGAGAGGCCTAAAGGCATCGAGCTCGTCTTGAATAAGCGGTTGGTCATAATGGGTATATAGATAAATCCGATCTTTACCTAAAACGTGAGAAAGCAGTACTTCCCCATCAAGTCGAGGTGTATCCATCTCCTTGCTTTGAAAGTACTGCTCTGTCCACTGGAGAATACGACCGATTGTCCAAATCTCCTTATGCATTTGTATTAGCCTCCTGCATTTTTGCCGCTTGGTCTGCAGCATTTAAGGCTTGAATAATTTCATCAAGATCGCCATTTAAAATAGCATCTAATTTATATAATGTTAAATTAATACGATGATCTGTGACACGACCTTGTGGGTAGTTATAGGTGCGAATACGTTCACTACGATCACCTGTGCCGACTTGACTCTTACGATCTGCAGCCATACTAGAAATGGCCTCTTGTTCAGCTTGATCCTGTAACTTAGCACGCAATACACGCATAGCTTTTTCACGGTTTTGTAATTGAGATCGTTGATCTTGACACGCTACAACGATACCAGATGGTAAGTGTGTAATACGAACAGCAGACTCTGTTTTATTGATATGCTGACCACCGGCACCACTCGCACGATATGTATCAATTTTTAAATCTTTTTCATTAACTTCAATATCAACATCTTCCATCTCTGGCAATACGGCTACTGTAACTGTAGATGTATGTACACGGCCTTGTGTTTCTGTAGCCGGTACACGTTGTACACGATGTACACCAGATTCAAATTTCATCTTAGAGTATACATTTTCACCATCCACAGAGAAAATAACCTCTTTAAAGCCACCAAGCTCTGGTTCATTAGCATCGATAATCTCACAACGCCAGCCTTGGCTTTCCGCATATTTTGTGTACATACGGAACAAGTCGCCTGCGAATAATGCAGCTTCATCACCGCCAGCACCACCGCGAATCTCAATGATAATATTTTTATCATCATTAGGATCCTTAGGCAATAATAGAACTTGCAACTTTTCTTCCAATTCCTCTTTTTGAGGTTTTAACTCTTTCAATTCCTCTTGAGCCATTTCTCGGAATTCTTCGTCCATGGATTTATCTTCAATAACTTCCATAGCTTCATCAATACCAGATAAAACTTTTTTGTAAGTACGGAACGTTTCAACGGTTTCAGATAATTGAGCATGTTGACGGGTCAATTTACGCCATTCATCTTGGCGAGCAATGACCTCTGGGTCACTAATGCGCTGCTCAAGATCCATAAATTTATCTTCAATAACTTGTAATTTATCAACTAACATGTTTATTCCTCTTCATATGCGTCACTCTCAGGTGGACGGACCTCTTCTAAAGCTCGTATAGCAACTTCAATTTGATCATCTTCTGGTTCACGCGTTGTCATATATTGTAACGCAAGACCTAGTTTAATAAGAGCTTTCACAAAAGAATGATCGCTACGTCCAGCAAGACGAATTACCTCGTACGCAATACCAGCTACTACAGGCATAAGGAGTACGCGGCTCACGATACGTTCCAACAAATTGGGCCAACCCAAGAAAGCAAATACAAAGATACTAACTACCATAACAATAAGTAAGAAGTTTGTACCACATCGCGCATGCAAGCGACTTTGTTGGCGAACGTTTTCTACAGTTAAAGGCAAATCTAATTCATAAGTATGAATCGTTTTATGCTCTGCACCATGATATTGGAAAACTCGTTGAATATCCTTCGTAAGACCAATCCCCCAAATATAAAGTAAGAAAAGTATTAAACGAATGACACCTTCAATGAGATTTAATACTATATGATTATCTTGTACACCAGGAATGAATTTTACGATAAATGTAGGCAATGCCAAAAACACAGCTATCGCAAACAGTGTAGAAATGACCATGGTAATGGCGATTTCACTATTAGACATTTCTTCCTCTTCATCGCCAGCAGCCTTAGCAGAGAAGGATAAAGCCTTCATGCCTATCACTAGAGATTCATAGAGAGCTACACAGCCACGAAGAAATGGTTTTTTCAATATTGGATATGTGTCAGCAATGGACTTTGTAGCCTCTTTTTGAACTACAATAGTTCCCGCAGGCTCACGTACGGCAGTTGCCGTATAGCCAGGGCCTCTCATCATGACACCTTCGATCACAGCCTGTCCTCCGACAAACTTTTTTATACGTTCTCTGTTCACAAGATCTCCTCTCATAAACAAATATAGGCAGAGCCAACAGCCCTGCCAATACATGTTACATTACAATACAAATTATTTGCCGTAACGTTTGTTAAATTGTTCAATACGACCACGAGCTTGAGCCGCACGTTGTTGACCAGTGAAGAACGGATGGCATTTGGAGCAAACGTCTACACGAAGGTCTTCTTTTACAGAGCCAGTTTTGAATGTGTTGCCACAACCGCAAGTTACTGTAGCTTCTTTATAGTCTGGATGAATACCTTGTTTCATTCTATACACCTCTTTCCAGCAATCAATATTATTCTTATAGATTATAGCATGACACCTGCACAAATGCAAGTAACCAATACTATTCCTTGGATGCTTGCTTTTCTTCAATAGCCTCAGCTAAAATAGCTTCCAAGTCGCTTTCATTGAGGATGTCACGCAATGCAATAAGCTCCTCTAAAGAAAGGGTAATACCTTTTTTCATGCTTGTATATTCACTATCCCAAGCACGAAGATCAAACTTAGGATTGTATTTTCCCCAACTAGTACATGTTAATTGTTTTTTCCAACCATCTTTATCTTCAGATAAAGTACCAATAACCTTGAAGATTTCAAAATTAATAACTGCCATAGGTCCTCCTTTCTTACATATTCATATGCTATGTTTCGTATCTACTATATTTAGTAGTTCATATTTTTTAGGATACGATATATTTTAAACCAAAATTATATGATTTACAATTCTTTTTTATAGTCACTATAATCTTCAATATCAATAGAAGCTGTAGGTGGCATAACTTGTGCACCTAATGAATCTACGGTCTCTTTCCAACTCGTTGTAGCCTCCGTAACAGCCTTAATATATGCCTCGTCAGCAGCCTGTACAGATTCAATTAGTTGGGTCTCATCCTTTACATCTAATATGCGACGACGTACGCTACTAAGCATATAGCCAAAGGATTCATCTGTTTGAACGAGCATGGAGATTTCTTGAATCAATGTTTGACCCGTAGTGCTGCAGAAATAGGCATACCACATATATGCTAATTCAGCATCTGGGAACATCCAGTACATATCATCTACAGGCGCTTCTGTCGTAATATCTACATCAATATGATCAGTATGACGTTTAAAAGTAAGAAAATAAGCTCCACTTTCAATAAGAGCAGTGCGACCTAATTCAGATACACGGCTATCAATGCAATAAATACCATCTTGACCTAAGGCTACGTCCGTTTGACTGCCGGGCAACAAAATAGAACGCAAGGACAAGCCATAATTTAATACCGTAAATACTGGCAATTGCGCAAATACGCCATGAGGTAATGGAATATAATTAATTGTTTTCCACTCATCCCCTACACGTTCACGAAGACCAACACGCATTTTTTTTACATCGTATTTACCATATACGATTTCATAAGCCCCTAATGGAGTCCATTCCCGTATAGCTTCTACTCGTTTTTGGTTCAAGAAAAATTGCAACGCCATATTATTTAAGCCCAATTGATTTTGTGCCATTGTAGCAGGTAAGAATAATTGAGCAGTCCCTTCTGGAACCAAGTTATGTAATCCGTTAGCGACCTCTTCTACAATATCTTCAGAGGATTGGAACATACCAACTGTGCCTGTAAAGATATGGTCAAAATAGCTACGATGAGGCCATTGATTAATGATTTGAGCCATCGGATATAAACGTGTCAAAATGCTATAACACACGGGAGATGCCGTATACAGAACGACTTTTTTATCTTCATAAGATTGAAGAATCTCTTCAACCATGCCTGCATATTCTTCTACATAAGCATACAGAACCAATTCTCCCGTTTTACTATGAGCCTCGATACTTTCACGAACAGGAGTTTCCCAAATAGTGCCTACATCTAGACCTTCTAAAATGCCTGTGTCACTAATAAAATCAAACAATTCCACTCTAAAGGATGGTCCATAAAGAGCTTGGAATGTATTCAAATCATATGGTACAGGACCAAAGGATTCTACTGTGGATTTTTCTGCTAACGCATATAAATCATCTGCCGTTACACCCCACTCACGGGAGCTAGCATTACTAGAAATCAATTGATCTAGCACTTTAAAACGCATTAACTCATTTACAATATCAATTCCCTCAATACCATGATTAGCACAAAGGGCAATAAATTCTTCGTTATTTTCTTTCATATTAAACCTTTCCGGCTGAAGGACATAGATGATTTAAAAAACATTCATTACACAAAGGCTTACGAGCCTTACACAATCTACGACCATGATAGATTAACCAGTGGTGTGCAGCAGCCCAGTCCTTTTTTGGAATTGCCTTTTGTAACTTTTGTTCCATCTCTTCTGGCGTCTTAGCAATACCTAATTTTAATCGGTTAGACACGCGAAATACATGTGTATCTACCGCAATGGCTGGTGTACCAAATAAAACGGATACCACAACATTTGCTGTTTTACGCCCCACACCAGGCAATTCAACGAGTTGATCAAACTCACGAGGCACCTCTCCATGATATCGGTCAACTAAAATTTGACAAGTAGCAATTAAGTTTTTTGCCTTGGACTTATAAAGACCGCAATCTTTAATGAGAGTCTCTAACTTAGCAACTCCGATTTCAAGCATCTTTGCAGGATGATTAAGTTCTGGGAACAGTCGTTTAGTAACAATATTAACCCGTTCATCCGTACATTGTGCAGACAAAACTACAGCAACTAATAATTCAAATTCATTTGTATACTCAAGGGCAGGTTTTGCATCAAAATAATGCTCTTGTAACAGTTTCAACTGCTCTGCCTTTATCGCTTTTGTTACACGCATACAGTTCTCCTTTCTCACCTGTGAAAGTACAGACGCGTACAACTTATATCTTACCATACGTATTCATTAAGTTCTATGTTATAATAAAACATGCTATTCTAATATAGAATACAGGAGGCGCATATGAGTAATATTAACGATACAATAAATCGAATAAACGAACTAGCTGCAAAGAAAAAATCTGGTCAAGAATTAACACCAGAAGAATTAGCAGAAAAAAAAGAACTATATGAAATCTACTTAAGCTTCATTCGAGGGCAAATTACAAGCACCTTAGACCGCGTTGAATTTGTGGACCCAGAAACAGGTGAACGAACAGTTCCTAAACGAGCTCTCGAAGATTTGGCAAAAGAAGCTGATCAAGACATTAAAGAGCATAAGAATATTCACTAATGTAAGAAATAAACAAATTTGATTACATTACTAATATCCTTTTATATTTATTCAATCAAATTTATATCTACATACTAAAAACCACTTGATACATGTATCAAGTGGTTTTTAGTATAACTTACTTATCTATTATAATTTACCAAGACTTTTCATGGCATTATAAATTTTCTCAGCTAGACCTGTCATTTGACATTTAGGAATACCGCATGCTGCTATACGAATACCATTTGCTAATGCAATCACATAGATGTGCTCTTTTTTCAATTCTTCACAGATAGCATTCGCAGAGTCTGTAGGAATTGTAATAAAGAAGCCACCGCGGTAAGGTAACATAGGAAGTCCTACTTGTGCTGCTTCTTGTTTAAAGATATCAGCACGATCGCGAATTAATTGATAATAGCAATTGCGTTCAGCTTCATATTCCTTAAACTTAGCTGGATCAGCCACAATATTAGCCATTGTACGCATTGCGGGACGACAAATATTGGACCATGTGGCACGACTTGTAGATTTGTTAACTTCGAAAAACTCATCAGCTATTTCTTCATCATCAGAGATCCCAATCATCGCACCAACGCGCTGACCATACATAGTAAATCCTTTAGATAAGCTATAACACACACAGGTGAGAATTTCTTTTGGTAAATGACTAAATTTATTGAAGAACGCACGTACCTCATCTTTTTCACCAGAGTAATCAAGATATGCTACATCAATACCAATAATCACATTATTTCGACCAATAGCAACTAAATCCTTCAAGAAATTAAGGATAGAATCCCAATCTTTATCCTCAATAGAGTAGCCGGTTGGGTTATTACCTGGTGTGTTAAAGATAACAACCACATTTGTTTGTTTAGCCGCCAATTCGTTTACACGATTTTGGAATGCTTCATGATTAAAGTTATTATGTTCATCAAATAAGGAATACGTAACTAGTGTACGTCCAGTATCACTACAAATAACACGGTATGCACCCCAGTACCAATCCGCTGTTAATACTTCATCACCAGGCTCTGTATAGTTATGAATCAAATGATGAATGCCACCAGTGCCACCTGCGGTAGCAATGCTACGAATATGACCTTCTGGACGGAAATTACCAAAACATTCTTTTTCAGCAGCACACAAAAAATCTGGAATACCCGCAATTGGTGCATAACCAACATGTTCAGAATCCGAAAGACTCAAATATTCTTCTTTAACGGTCTTAAGAAAAACTAAGTTTCCCTCTTCATCATGAATAGCACCCAACGTACCATTCACAACATTCTCACGGCCATTTTCTTTAGCATCAGCTTGAGCTTGACCAGCAGTTACGAAGATTACGTCTTTTAATTTTTTTCCTTTTGCATGCTTTGCAGCAACACTTGTCATAACTTGCACCATCCTATCTGAAATGAATATTACACATTTATCATACCTAAACTGATTTAAATATACAACGTATATTCAGTAAATATATTGTATACATAGAAGATTTAACTAACTATTAGTAATTCAACACTTATTAAATATATATATAATAATTAAGTACCTTATTTAGGAAAAATAGTTAACAAATATACAATAAAACAGTAAATATATAAAAAAAGACCACTCAAAAGAGTGGTCCTTATCATCCTTAGAAGGAGTAGCCTACACCAGCGTGTAAACCTTTTGCAGTTTTATCATTGCTATCTACACTATATTTATCATAGCCATAGTATACATTCAAATCTACATCAGGGCGTACTTCATATTGAGCACCTACTTGATAAGTTTGCTTAATATCATTACCCCAACCAGCCTTAGCAAAGCCGTTTACTTTATTAGTCAAAGGTACATGACCGATAACACCGGCTTGGAAACCAAGTTCAGTATCATTTGTACGAATCGCAGTACCTGCACCATATAGATTTACATTTGGATGTACCTTATAAACCAATGCTAATTGATGATCTTTAATATCGCCATTTTTTGCATTTAATTTATCGTAAGAGTATTGTAATGCAGCTTTATTGGAAAGGTCGTGTTGTAAAGAAACACCGAAACCATCATTGCTATTGCCACCACCGTTAGATACGTGTTGTTTAAAAGCATAATCAGCTTGTACCTTAGTGGATCCATCACTAATTTTTGTTACAGGAGCTGCAGCAAATGCACTGCCGGCTACAACTGTAGCTGCTAAAGTTAATAATACTAATTTCTTCATTTTTACCTCCTATACACATACCAATGGTATGTCTTAATAAGTTACTAATTGATAGGTATAATAATTATACAATCTATAAATTAGCGTTTCATGAATACAGGGATATCAGGGATACCACTGTTAGTATTTGTAGTGGATGCCGGACGGGATGTAGTTGTTGTTTTACCGAATTCAGGTACATTCTTAGTATTTGAATTAAAACCAGTTGCCACAACAGTAATTTGAACTGTATCGCCTAAGCTTTCATCGATAACAGAACCAAAGATAATATTTGCATCAGGATCCGCCGCTTCAGAAATAATTTCGGCAGCTTCATTAATTTCAAACAAGCTTAAGTTAGCACTACCGGAAATATTGAGTAAGATGCCTTTTGCACCATCGATAGATGTTTCCAACAATGGGCTATTAATAGCCATTTTAGCTGCGTCAGCAGCGCGGTTTTCACCTTCGCCAACGCCAATCCCCATCAATGCTTCGCCTTGTTCAGTCATGATAGTTTTAACATCTGCAAAGTCAAGATTGATCAAGCCAGGAACTTGAATCAAGTCTGAAATGCCCTTGATACCTTGGCGAAGTACATCATCAGCTGTACGGAATGCATCGCTTAAGGAACATTTTTTATCTACAACTTGCAACAATTTATCATTAGGAATAACGATAATAGTATCTACTTTTTGAGTCAAGAATTCAATGCCTTTTTCCGCTTGTGCACGACGGCGTTTACCTTCAAAAGCGAACGGTTTAGTAACGACGCCTACTGTCAAGGCACCGATTTCTTTAGCACATTCTGCAACGATAGGAGCAGCACCTGTACCAGTACCACCACCCATACCAGCAGTTACGAATACCATATCAGCACCTTCAAGAGCTTTTATAATTTCTTCACGGCTTTCTTGAGCAGCCTCTTCACCAATTTGTGGATTTGCGCCTGCACCAAGACCTTTTGTAACCTTCTCGCCAATTTGAATCGTTACATCCGCTTTAGATAATTCAAGCACTTGGCTTTCAGTATTAGCGGATAAAAATTGAACACCTTTAAGATCGCTATCTACCATGCGATTAACAGCGTTATTACCGCCGCCACCAACACCGATAACTTTAATATTTGCAAAATCAGACATTGAACTTCCTCCTCTTATCGTTATCTATCGTATCAATATACGTCCCAATGTATCGATTTATATACTGACAATCTTATAACAATTACATTTATTTTACACTAAAATTTAAAAACTTTCCACTATATAGAATGTGATTTATTAGAATCGCTTAGTCATAATAATCTTTCGTATAGCGCCTACATTAATAAATACATGCAATCCAAAGCCAATAAGAGCTACGTAATATAGGTTAATTCCTATGAGGTCACCTACATATACAAGAATAACAGCTAACACAACATTTGAAAAGAACCCAAGTACAAAATTACTAAGATCAAAGGTTCGTTCCAATGCAGCCCGGCTACCACCAAATACAGCATCTAGTGCAGCCAGAACAGCGACTGATGTGTAATT
This window contains:
- a CDS encoding YdbC family protein; the protein is MAVINFEIFKVIGTLSEDKDGWKKQLTCTSWGKYNPKFDLRAWDSEYTSMKKGITLSLEELIALRDILNESDLEAILAEAIEEKQASKE
- the prmC gene encoding peptide chain release factor N(5)-glutamine methyltransferase, giving the protein MHKEIWTIGRILQWTEQYFQSKEMDTPRLDGEVLLSHVLGKDRIYLYTHYDQPLIQDELDAFRPLVQQRAKGHCVAAIIGEKDFMGLTFKVNDKVLIPRPDTETLIEHVLGTYPKDSNLRILDVCTGPGTILLSLLHYLPNSSGVGLDISTDALPVARENGESFNLSDRVQFMESDMFHTLYGKKEKFDLIVSNPPYIRTGDLKMLSPDVLNEPHIALFGGEDGLQFYRILAKECRNYLNANGRVAFEVGFDQAEEVGALLQETGQYSNIHFIADLGGYNRVVTAVYEG
- the rpmE gene encoding 50S ribosomal protein L31 gives rise to the protein MKQGIHPDYKEATVTCGCGNTFKTGSVKEDLRVDVCSKCHPFFTGQQRAAQARGRIEQFNKRYGK
- the nth gene encoding endonuclease III, whose translation is MRVTKAIKAEQLKLLQEHYFDAKPALEYTNEFELLVAVVLSAQCTDERVNIVTKRLFPELNHPAKMLEIGVAKLETLIKDCGLYKSKAKNLIATCQILVDRYHGEVPREFDQLVELPGVGRKTANVVVSVLFGTPAIAVDTHVFRVSNRLKLGIAKTPEEMEQKLQKAIPKKDWAAAHHWLIYHGRRLCKARKPLCNECFLNHLCPSAGKV
- a CDS encoding small basic family protein, with translation MNIYIFAIVGLIVGTTLGWLSPFHIPISYANYTSVAVLAALDAVFGGSRAALERTFDLSNFVLGFFSNVVLAVILVYVGDLIGINLYYVALIGFGLHVFINVGAIRKIIMTKRF
- a CDS encoding aminotransferase class I/II-fold pyridoxal phosphate-dependent enzyme, coding for MTSVAAKHAKGKKLKDVIFVTAGQAQADAKENGRENVVNGTLGAIHDEEGNLVFLKTVKEEYLSLSDSEHVGYAPIAGIPDFLCAAEKECFGNFRPEGHIRSIATAGGTGGIHHLIHNYTEPGDEVLTADWYWGAYRVICSDTGRTLVTYSLFDEHNNFNHEAFQNRVNELAAKQTNVVVIFNTPGNNPTGYSIEDKDWDSILNFLKDLVAIGRNNVIIGIDVAYLDYSGEKDEVRAFFNKFSHLPKEILTCVCYSLSKGFTMYGQRVGAMIGISDDEEIADEFFEVNKSTSRATWSNICRPAMRTMANIVADPAKFKEYEAERNCYYQLIRDRADIFKQEAAQVGLPMLPYRGGFFITIPTDSANAICEELKKEHIYVIALANGIRIAACGIPKCQMTGLAEKIYNAMKSLGKL
- a CDS encoding outer membrane beta-barrel protein, with the protein product MKKLVLLTLAATVVAGSAFAAAPVTKISDGSTKVQADYAFKQHVSNGGGNSNDGFGVSLQHDLSNKAALQYSYDKLNAKNGDIKDHQLALVYKVHPNVNLYGAGTAIRTNDTELGFQAGVIGHVPLTNKVNGFAKAGWGNDIKQTYQVGAQYEVRPDVDLNVYYGYDKYSVDSNDKTAKGLHAGVGYSF
- the ftsZ gene encoding cell division protein FtsZ; this encodes MSDFANIKVIGVGGGGNNAVNRMVDSDLKGVQFLSANTESQVLELSKADVTIQIGEKVTKGLGAGANPQIGEEAAQESREEIIKALEGADMVFVTAGMGGGTGTGAAPIVAECAKEIGALTVGVVTKPFAFEGKRRRAQAEKGIEFLTQKVDTIIVIPNDKLLQVVDKKCSLSDAFRTADDVLRQGIKGISDLIQVPGLINLDFADVKTIMTEQGEALMGIGVGEGENRAADAAKMAINSPLLETSIDGAKGILLNISGSANLSLFEINEAAEIISEAADPDANIIFGSVIDESLGDTVQITVVATGFNSNTKNVPEFGKTTTTSRPASTTNTNSGIPDIPVFMKR
- the prfA gene encoding peptide chain release factor 1, whose amino-acid sequence is MLVDKLQVIEDKFMDLEQRISDPEVIARQDEWRKLTRQHAQLSETVETFRTYKKVLSGIDEAMEVIEDKSMDEEFREMAQEELKELKPQKEELEEKLQVLLLPKDPNDDKNIIIEIRGGAGGDEAALFAGDLFRMYTKYAESQGWRCEIIDANEPELGGFKEVIFSVDGENVYSKMKFESGVHRVQRVPATETQGRVHTSTVTVAVLPEMEDVDIEVNEKDLKIDTYRASGAGGQHINKTESAVRITHLPSGIVVACQDQRSQLQNREKAMRVLRAKLQDQAEQEAISSMAADRKSQVGTGDRSERIRTYNYPQGRVTDHRINLTLYKLDAILNGDLDEIIQALNAADQAAKMQEANTNA
- a CDS encoding DUF896 domain-containing protein, producing the protein MSNINDTINRINELAAKKKSGQELTPEELAEKKELYEIYLSFIRGQITSTLDRVEFVDPETGERTVPKRALEDLAKEADQDIKEHKNIH
- a CDS encoding DUF1385 domain-containing protein encodes the protein MRGDLVNRERIKKFVGGQAVIEGVMMRGPGYTATAVREPAGTIVVQKEATKSIADTYPILKKPFLRGCVALYESLVIGMKALSFSAKAAGDEEEEMSNSEIAITMVISTLFAIAVFLALPTFIVKFIPGVQDNHIVLNLIEGVIRLILFLLYIWGIGLTKDIQRVFQYHGAEHKTIHTYELDLPLTVENVRQQSRLHARCGTNFLLIVMVVSIFVFAFLGWPNLLERIVSRVLLMPVVAGIAYEVIRLAGRSDHSFVKALIKLGLALQYMTTREPEDDQIEVAIRALEEVRPPESDAYEEE